One genomic segment of Balaenoptera musculus isolate JJ_BM4_2016_0621 chromosome 11, mBalMus1.pri.v3, whole genome shotgun sequence includes these proteins:
- the LOC118903221 gene encoding histone H2B type 1-C/E/F/G/I-like — protein MPESAKSVPAPKKGSKKAVTKAQKKDGKKRKRSRKESYSVYVYKVLKQVHPDTGISSKAMGIMNSFVNDIFERIAGEASRLAHYNKRSTITSREIQTAVRLLLPGELAKHAVSEGTKAVTKYTSSK, from the coding sequence atgccGGAGTCAGCGAAATCCGTTCCTGCCCCGAAGAAAGGCTCCAAGAAGGCGGTGACCAAAGCGCAGAAGAAAGATGGCAAGAAGCGCAAGCGCAGCCGCAAGGAGAGTTATTCCGTGTACGTGTACAAGGTACTGAAACAGGTCCACCCGGACACTGGCATCTCATCCAAGGCCATGGGCATCATGAACTCTTTCGTCAACGATATCTTTGAGCGCATCGCGGGCGAGGCGTCGCGTCTGGCGCATTATAACAAGCGCTCGACCATCACGTCCAGAGAGATCCAGACGGCCGTGCGCCTGCTGCTGCCCGGGGAGCTGGCCAAGCACGCTGTGTCCGAGGGCACCAAGGCTGTCACCAAGTACACTAGCTCCAAGTAA
- the LOC118903217 gene encoding histone H2A type 1-C, whose amino-acid sequence MSGRGKQGGKARAKAKSRSSRAGLQFPVGRVHRLLRKGNYAERVGAGAPVYLAAVLEYLTAEILELAGNAARDNKKTRIIPRHLQLAIRNDEELNKLLGRVTIAQGGVLPNIQAVLLPKKTESHHKAKGK is encoded by the coding sequence atGTCTGGACGTGGTAAGCAAGGTGGTAAAGCTCGCGCTAAAGCGAAGTCTCGCTCTTCACGGGCCGGTCTCCAGTTTCCCGTGGGCCGAGTGCATCGCCTGCTCCGTAAGGGCAACTACGCTGAGCGGGTCGGGGCTGGTGCGCCGGTGTACCTTGCAGCGGTGTTGGAGTATTTGACGGCAGAGATACTGGAGTTGGCCGGTAATGCGGCGCGCGACAACAAGAAGACTCGCATCATCCCACGTCACCTGCAGCTGGCCATCCGCAACGATGAGGAGCTTAACAAACTGCTGGGCCGCGTGACCATCGCTCAGGGCGGGGTCTTGCCGAACATCCAGGCGGTGCTGTTGCCTAAGAAGACCGAGAGCCATCACAAGGCCAAGGGCaagtga
- the H1-4 gene encoding histone H1.4 yields the protein MSETAPAAPAAPAPAEKTPVKKKARKAAGAAKRKASGPPVSELITKAVAASKERSGVSLAALKKALAAAGYDVEKNNSRIKLGLKSLVSKGTLVQTKGTGASGSFKLNKRAATGEAKPKAKKAGAAKPKKPAGGAKKPKKATGAATPKKSAKKTPKKAKKPVAAAGAKKAKSPKKAKAAKPKKAPKSPAKAKAVKPKAAKPKPAKPKAAKPKKAAAKKK from the coding sequence ATGTCCGAGACTGCGCCCGCCGCGCCTGCTGCACCGGCCCCTGCCGAGAAGACGCCGGTGAAAAAGAAGGCCCGTAAGGCTGCAGGTGCCGCAAAGCGCAAGGCGTCCGGGCCCCCGGTGTCCGAGCTCATCACCAAGGCTGTCGCCGCTTCCAAGGAGCGCAGCGGCGTGTCTTTGGCTGCGCTCAAGAAGGCGCTGGCGGCCGCGGGGTACGATGTGGAGAAGAATAACAGTCGCATCAAGCTGGGTCTCAAGAGCCTGGTGAGCAAGGGCACTTTGGTACAGACCAAGGGCACCGGCGCCTCGGGTTCTTTCAAGCTCAACAAGAGGGCGGCCACCGGGGAGGCTAAGCCCAAAGCCAAGAAGGCGGGCGCGGCCAAGCCCAAGAAGCCCGCAGGAGGAGCTAAGAAGCCCAAGAAGGCGACGGGGGCGGCCACCCCCAAGAAGAGCGCCAAGAAGACCCCAAAGAAGGCGAAGAAGCCTGTCGCCGCTGCAGGAGCCAAAAAAGCAAAGAGTCCGAAAAAAGCGAAAGCAGCCAAGCCGAAGAAGGCGCCTAAGAGCCCAGCGAAAGCTAAGGCGGTGAAACCCAAGGCGGCTAAACCTAAGCCCGCCAAACCTAAGGCAGCCAAGCCAAAGAAGGCAGCAGCCAAGAAGAAATAG
- the LOC118903222 gene encoding histone H2B type 1-M — MPEPTKSAPAPKKGSKKAVTKAQKKDGKKRKRSRKESYSVYVYKVLKQVHPDTGISSKAMGIMNSFVNDIFERIAGEASRLAHYNKRSTITSREIQTAVRLLLPGELAKHAVSEGTKAVTKYTSSK; from the coding sequence ATGCCTGAACCCACCAAGTCCGCTCCGGCCCCGAAGAAGGGCTCCAAGAAGGCGGTAACCAAGGCGCAGAAGAAAGATGGCAAGAAGCGCAAGCGCAGTCGCAAGGAGAGTTACTCCGTGTACGTGTACAAGGTGCTGAAGCAGGTCCACCCAGACACCGGTATCTCGTCCAAGGCCATGGGCATCATGAACTCGTTCGTCAACGACATCTTCGAGCGCATCGCGGGCGAGGCGTCGCGCTTGGCGCATTATAACAAGCGCTCGACCATCACGTCCAGAGAGATCCAGACGGCCGTGCGCCTGCTGCTGCCCGGGGAGCTGGCCAAGCACGCCGTGTCTGAGGGCACCAAGGCTGTCACCAAGTACACCAGCTCCAAGTAA